A single Streptomyces mirabilis DNA region contains:
- a CDS encoding LysR family transcriptional regulator, whose protein sequence is MNLSRLDLNLVLALRALLEERNVTRAGERIGLSQPAMSAALSRLRRHFDDELLARTGNAYELTPLGAALRERSATACDLLERVFASQADFDPAAESREFTLLASDYGAAVFGAALARTLHEEAPGIRLTFQHPAPSVVENTATVLSTVDGLLMPHGVIDGLPAVDLHQDRWLCLVADDHPEVGDELTLDQLGRLPWAVYQRPYDAPAARQLSMIGISPQVEVSVQTFQLLPLMVEGTRRVAMIQERLARKAVRSAAVRVLPCPFEAVPVREAMWWHPVHAQDAGHIWLRQKAAEVGATLAGNGYGNGKGPGKAVPVDRSAGLPPGRL, encoded by the coding sequence GTGAACCTGTCCCGACTCGACCTCAATCTGGTCCTCGCCCTGCGCGCGCTGCTGGAGGAGCGCAACGTCACCAGGGCCGGCGAGCGCATCGGCCTCAGCCAGCCCGCCATGAGCGCTGCGCTGTCCCGGCTGCGCCGCCATTTCGACGACGAATTGCTCGCCCGCACCGGCAACGCCTACGAGCTGACCCCGCTCGGCGCCGCCTTGCGCGAGCGCAGCGCCACCGCGTGCGACCTGCTGGAGCGGGTCTTCGCCAGCCAGGCCGACTTCGACCCGGCCGCGGAGAGCCGCGAGTTCACCCTGCTCGCCTCCGACTACGGGGCGGCCGTGTTCGGTGCCGCACTCGCTCGCACCCTGCACGAGGAGGCGCCCGGCATCCGGCTCACCTTCCAGCACCCGGCACCGTCCGTCGTGGAGAACACCGCCACGGTGCTGAGCACCGTCGACGGACTGCTGATGCCGCACGGCGTCATCGACGGCTTGCCCGCCGTCGACCTCCACCAGGACCGCTGGCTGTGCCTGGTCGCCGACGACCACCCCGAGGTCGGTGACGAACTCACCCTGGACCAGCTGGGGCGTCTGCCCTGGGCCGTCTACCAGCGTCCTTACGACGCCCCGGCGGCCCGCCAGCTCAGCATGATAGGGATCAGTCCCCAGGTGGAGGTGTCCGTGCAGACCTTCCAGCTGCTGCCCCTCATGGTCGAGGGCACCCGTCGGGTCGCGATGATCCAGGAGCGCCTGGCGCGCAAGGCGGTCCGATCCGCCGCGGTGCGTGTCCTGCCCTGCCCCTTCGAGGCGGTGCCGGTGCGGGAGGCGATGTGGTGGCACCCGGTGCACGCGCAGGACGCGGGCCACATCTGGCTGCGGCAGAAGGCCGCGGAGGTGGGCGCGACGCTGGCGGGCAACGGCTACGGCAATGGCAAGGGCCCGGGGAAGGCCGTGCCCGTCGACCGGAGCGCGGGGCTGCCGCCGGGCCGGCTCTGA
- a CDS encoding DUF6069 family protein, translating to MSGSVPEAVSSAPPAPRSRGLTVVAGLLAAAVVAVLGNVVVAFLAHAAGASEDFDPLHLSAYAPLTVFGVVLGAIGWAVVRRVAKNPAGLLRWLVPVLVVVSFAPDLSLLGGGTPGSGPLAVAALMVMHVVVAVVAVAAYRRVLPLPVR from the coding sequence ATGTCCGGTTCCGTCCCCGAAGCCGTATCGTCCGCCCCGCCCGCGCCGCGCTCCCGCGGCCTGACCGTGGTCGCGGGGCTTCTCGCGGCGGCTGTCGTGGCCGTCCTCGGAAACGTGGTGGTCGCATTCCTCGCCCACGCGGCGGGGGCGTCGGAAGATTTCGATCCGCTGCACCTCTCCGCGTACGCGCCGCTGACGGTGTTCGGCGTCGTCCTTGGCGCCATCGGCTGGGCGGTCGTCCGTCGTGTCGCCAAGAACCCGGCGGGGCTGCTGCGGTGGCTGGTGCCCGTGCTCGTGGTCGTGTCGTTCGCGCCCGACCTGTCCCTGCTCGGTGGCGGTACGCCCGGCAGTGGGCCGCTGGCCGTCGCTGCGCTGATGGTGATGCATGTGGTGGTCGCGGTCGTCGCCGTCGCCGCCTATCGGCGCGTCCTGCCGCTGCCTGTCCGCTGA
- a CDS encoding cyclase family protein, translating into MRRGSLVNRHDPEGAIAEAAKAYSNWGRWGEDDVLGTLNFLDEAKRREGAALVRRGVSFSLSQRFDMNGPQKGWRRRTNPVHTMLDTGTDAALGNQGFPHGIGGADDVIAMPLQCSTQWDGLGHIFDHGFAWNGRRADKVVTSDGDLVTGIEHMAPYVAGRGVLLDVGQVVGADGELADGFAVTAEHLTATAEAHGVSVGRGDIVLVRTGHLARARRDGWGDYAGGPAPGLSFTTAGWLHGSEIAAIATDTWGFEVRPNEFEDAFQPLHQVVIPNMGLLIGEMWDLDALAADCADDGVYEFWLTAAPLPITGAVGSPVNPIAVK; encoded by the coding sequence ATGCGTCGGGGAAGCCTCGTGAACCGCCACGACCCCGAGGGCGCGATCGCCGAGGCCGCCAAGGCGTACTCCAACTGGGGGCGCTGGGGCGAGGACGATGTGCTCGGCACGCTGAACTTCCTCGACGAGGCCAAGCGCCGCGAGGGCGCTGCGCTGGTGCGGCGGGGTGTGAGCTTCTCGCTCTCGCAGCGGTTCGACATGAATGGCCCGCAGAAGGGCTGGCGTCGGCGGACCAACCCCGTGCACACGATGCTCGACACCGGGACCGACGCGGCCCTGGGCAACCAGGGCTTCCCGCACGGCATCGGCGGCGCCGACGACGTGATCGCCATGCCGTTGCAGTGCTCCACCCAGTGGGACGGGCTCGGGCACATCTTCGACCACGGTTTCGCCTGGAACGGGCGGCGCGCCGACAAGGTCGTCACCTCCGACGGCGACCTCGTCACCGGCATCGAGCACATGGCCCCGTACGTCGCCGGGCGTGGGGTGCTCCTGGATGTGGGCCAAGTGGTTGGAGCCGACGGCGAGTTGGCGGACGGCTTCGCCGTCACCGCGGAGCACCTGACCGCGACCGCCGAGGCCCACGGGGTGAGCGTCGGCCGCGGCGACATCGTCCTCGTCCGCACCGGACATCTCGCCCGCGCCCGGCGGGACGGCTGGGGCGACTACGCGGGCGGGCCCGCGCCCGGCCTGTCGTTCACCACCGCCGGCTGGCTGCACGGCAGCGAGATCGCCGCTATCGCCACCGACACCTGGGGCTTCGAGGTACGGCCCAACGAGTTCGAGGACGCCTTCCAGCCGCTGCACCAGGTCGTCATCCCCAACATGGGCCTGCTCATAGGCGAGATGTGGGACCTCGACGCCCTCGCCGCGGACTGCGCGGACGACGGCGTGTACGAGTTCTGGCTCACCGCCGCGCCCCTGCCCATCACCGGAGCCGTCGGCTCCCCGGTCAACCCCATCGCCGTCAAATAG
- a CDS encoding MarR family winged helix-turn-helix transcriptional regulator: MTSPRWLTPEELRAWINFLDCSTLLSDYLDQQLRRDAATTHADYSLLARLSVAPDRALGMSLLAEQLKFTRSRLTRAVIRLEESGYVRRREDPADGRGQLAELTEAGMELMAKAAPGHVAAVRRVVFDALSPEQVEQLATITATVVASLKQAGEEDAYPSALPWHRR, translated from the coding sequence ATGACATCCCCCCGGTGGCTCACTCCCGAAGAGCTGCGAGCCTGGATCAACTTCCTCGACTGCTCGACGCTGCTGAGCGACTACCTCGATCAGCAGTTGCGGCGCGACGCGGCCACGACGCACGCGGACTACAGCCTCCTGGCCCGCCTGTCCGTGGCACCCGACCGCGCCCTGGGGATGTCCTTGCTCGCCGAGCAGTTGAAGTTCACCCGCAGCCGCCTCACGCGCGCGGTGATCCGCCTGGAGGAGTCGGGCTACGTGCGGCGCCGGGAGGATCCGGCCGACGGACGGGGACAGCTGGCCGAACTCACCGAGGCCGGCATGGAGTTGATGGCCAAGGCCGCCCCCGGCCATGTGGCTGCCGTCCGCCGCGTGGTGTTCGACGCCCTCAGCCCTGAACAGGTGGAGCAGCTCGCCACCATCACCGCCACCGTGGTCGCATCCCTCAAGCAGGCCGGCGAGGAGGACGCCTACCCGTCGGCCCTGCCGTGGCATCGCCGCTGA
- a CDS encoding TIGR01777 family oxidoreductase, whose product MRVAITGSTGLIGSALTHSLLTDGHQVVRLVRDRSARPAGDGSEAAQWDPIGGHVQPGALDTVDAVVHLAGAGVGDKRWSAAYKEEIRRSRALGTRTIARACAESSTPPRVLVSASATGYYGGTGDRTIEESAPPGDDFLAAVCVDWEAAADTAREAGIRVVHPRTGLVVSAKGGAFGRLFPLFRFGLGGRLGSGDQYWPFISLTDHIGALRFAIDDETLTGPVNFTAPEPLTNREITRAMGRALHRPTIASVPAFALRVALGEFAAGITGSCRAVPAALHKAGFTFGHPTIDKALHSVLHTS is encoded by the coding sequence ATGCGCGTCGCGATCACCGGGTCCACCGGACTCATCGGATCCGCCCTCACCCACTCGCTCCTCACCGACGGCCACCAGGTCGTTCGCCTCGTCCGCGACCGGTCGGCGCGCCCCGCGGGGGACGGCAGCGAGGCGGCGCAATGGGATCCGATCGGAGGCCACGTCCAGCCCGGTGCGCTGGACACTGTGGACGCCGTCGTGCACCTGGCCGGCGCCGGGGTCGGAGACAAGCGCTGGAGCGCCGCGTACAAGGAGGAGATCCGCCGCAGCCGCGCACTGGGAACCCGGACCATCGCGCGGGCCTGCGCCGAATCGTCCACCCCACCCCGCGTCCTTGTCTCCGCATCCGCGACTGGTTACTACGGCGGCACCGGCGACCGGACGATCGAGGAGAGCGCGCCACCCGGGGACGACTTCCTGGCTGCCGTCTGCGTCGACTGGGAGGCCGCCGCAGACACTGCCCGAGAGGCGGGCATCCGGGTGGTGCACCCCCGCACCGGCCTGGTGGTCTCCGCCAAAGGCGGCGCCTTCGGCAGGCTCTTCCCGCTCTTCCGCTTCGGCCTGGGCGGCCGGCTCGGCTCCGGCGACCAGTACTGGCCGTTCATCTCGCTGACCGACCACATCGGGGCACTGCGCTTCGCGATCGACGACGAGACGCTCACAGGCCCCGTCAACTTCACAGCCCCCGAACCACTGACGAACCGCGAGATCACGCGAGCGATGGGCCGCGCCCTTCATCGCCCGACGATCGCCTCCGTTCCTGCCTTCGCCCTCAGAGTGGCGCTCGGCGAGTTCGCCGCGGGCATCACAGGCAGTTGCCGCGCCGTCCCTGCGGCCCTGCACAAGGCGGGCTTCACCTTCGGCCACCCCACGATCGACAAGGCACTCCACTCCGTTCTCCACACGAGCTGA
- a CDS encoding MFS transporter: MPGSVPPPPPAAVDATAPSAVAESGPAHLLRVTLLMAGSCLPILGAVLIAPVLPKMQDHFASVPGAKALVPLALTVPALALALLAPFAGVIVDRVGRKRLLIVATLLYAVFGTAPLWLDSLGGIIASRALVGVAEAAIMTCCTTLIGDYYSGHRRVKYLALQTMCASASATVFFVLGGAAGSAGWRVPFWVYAVSLVLAPLMATALPNPAVRADGDETPAETEARRSFPWRQLGGICALTFFGAMVFYTVPVEMSYLLDDLGVENTGVIGLATAIASAATVGGAVTFARLKRSPDPMLPVVLAVCAVGFGVMFLAGNAPLLVIGAVVNCVGTGMLLPALLTSAMSRLAFEDRGRGTGLWMAAFFGGEFVCPLVLLAGESAVGTLAGAVGVLGLAAALVAAGLWAARRRVGAVDPRPLPEQLA; encoded by the coding sequence ATGCCCGGTTCCGTGCCCCCGCCGCCTCCCGCCGCGGTCGATGCCACCGCTCCGTCAGCCGTCGCCGAGTCGGGCCCGGCGCATCTGTTGCGGGTGACCCTTCTGATGGCGGGCAGCTGTCTGCCGATCCTGGGGGCGGTGCTGATCGCCCCGGTGCTGCCGAAGATGCAGGACCACTTCGCGTCGGTCCCGGGGGCCAAAGCGCTGGTGCCCCTCGCGCTGACCGTTCCGGCGCTGGCGCTGGCGCTGCTGGCCCCGTTCGCCGGTGTGATCGTGGACCGGGTGGGCCGCAAGCGCCTGCTGATCGTGGCCACTCTCCTGTACGCCGTGTTCGGCACGGCTCCGCTCTGGCTGGACTCGCTGGGCGGCATCATCGCCAGCCGCGCCCTGGTCGGAGTCGCCGAGGCCGCGATCATGACCTGCTGCACGACCCTGATCGGCGACTACTACAGCGGTCACCGGCGGGTGAAGTACCTCGCCCTGCAGACCATGTGCGCCTCCGCGTCGGCCACCGTCTTCTTCGTGCTCGGCGGCGCCGCCGGATCAGCGGGCTGGCGCGTGCCCTTCTGGGTCTACGCCGTGAGCCTGGTGCTCGCCCCGCTGATGGCAACCGCCCTGCCCAACCCGGCGGTCCGTGCGGACGGTGACGAGACTCCGGCCGAGACGGAGGCCCGCCGCTCGTTCCCCTGGCGGCAGTTGGGCGGCATCTGTGCCCTCACCTTCTTCGGGGCGATGGTCTTCTACACCGTCCCGGTAGAGATGTCGTACCTGCTCGACGACCTCGGGGTGGAGAACACCGGCGTGATCGGACTGGCCACCGCGATCGCCAGTGCCGCCACCGTGGGCGGAGCGGTCACCTTCGCCCGGCTCAAGCGTTCTCCCGACCCGATGCTGCCCGTCGTTCTCGCGGTCTGCGCGGTCGGCTTCGGCGTGATGTTCCTCGCGGGCAACGCCCCGCTGCTGGTCATCGGGGCGGTCGTCAACTGTGTGGGCACCGGCATGCTGCTGCCCGCCCTTCTCACCAGTGCCATGTCCCGCCTGGCGTTCGAGGACCGCGGCCGCGGCACGGGGTTGTGGATGGCGGCTTTCTTCGGCGGTGAGTTCGTCTGCCCGCTGGTGCTGCTCGCCGGGGAGTCTGCCGTCGGCACGCTCGCCGGTGCGGTGGGCGTGCTGGGGCTGGCCGCCGCCCTCGTCGCGGCGGGGCTGTGGGCGGCCCGCCGCCGGGTGGGCGCCGTCGATCCCCGGCCGTTGCCGGAGCAGTTGGCCTGA
- a CDS encoding fumarylacetoacetate hydrolase family protein, translated as MATLAQPAGPFVLGTFALPDGEPFPGLLARGRVLDLTTALTWAPSSVRAVVERWEEALPVLHALADEPALDWRPLEGLRVHAPLEPRQIFQSGANYRQHVIDLEVAHRSPDDPRTVEEAREEIAAVMDRRAAEDLPYVFIGLPSAITGPYDDVVLPSWAEQPDWELELAAVIAKPAYQVTVEEALQYVAGYTIANDLTDRATVFRRDMKAIGTDWLRSKNAPGFTPLGPWLVPAGSIADPGDLRVTLRLNGEIMQDESTKDMLFGVARLVSYISRTAQLLPGDLVLTGSPAGNGMHWGRLLRDGDVMEGSITGLGAQRTRCVGEAS; from the coding sequence ATGGCAACGCTCGCGCAACCTGCCGGCCCGTTCGTGCTCGGCACGTTCGCACTTCCGGACGGAGAACCGTTCCCCGGTCTGCTGGCCAGGGGCCGGGTTCTCGACCTGACCACAGCCCTGACCTGGGCGCCGTCCAGCGTGCGTGCCGTGGTGGAGCGCTGGGAGGAGGCCCTGCCCGTGCTGCACGCCCTGGCGGACGAGCCGGCCCTGGACTGGCGACCGCTGGAGGGCCTGCGGGTGCACGCCCCGCTGGAGCCGCGCCAGATCTTCCAGTCCGGCGCGAACTACCGGCAGCACGTGATCGACCTGGAGGTCGCCCACCGCTCCCCCGACGACCCGCGCACGGTCGAGGAGGCGCGCGAGGAGATCGCCGCGGTCATGGACCGCCGGGCCGCCGAGGACCTGCCCTACGTGTTCATCGGTCTGCCGAGCGCGATCACCGGCCCGTACGACGATGTCGTCCTGCCCTCCTGGGCCGAACAGCCGGACTGGGAGCTGGAGTTGGCGGCCGTCATTGCCAAGCCTGCCTACCAGGTGACGGTCGAGGAGGCCCTGCAGTACGTCGCCGGGTACACGATCGCCAACGATCTCACCGACCGTGCCACCGTCTTCCGCCGGGACATGAAGGCCATCGGCACCGACTGGCTGCGCAGCAAGAACGCCCCCGGCTTCACCCCGCTGGGCCCGTGGCTCGTTCCGGCCGGGTCCATCGCCGACCCCGGTGACCTGCGGGTCACGCTCAGGCTGAACGGCGAGATCATGCAGGACGAGTCCACCAAGGACATGCTGTTCGGGGTCGCGCGCCTGGTGTCGTACATCTCCCGGACGGCCCAACTCCTGCCCGGTGACCTGGTGTTGACCGGCAGCCCGGCCGGAAACGGCATGCACTGGGGACGGTTGCTGCGCGACGGCGACGTGATGGAGGGGTCCATCACGGGTCTGGGTGCGCAGCGCACCCGATGCGTCGGGGAAGCCTCGTGA
- a CDS encoding FAD-dependent oxidoreductase gives MADSPTSPARSILVIGGGAAGNAITVLLRRAGIAVDLIEARPDWNATTGSGITLQGNALRVLRELGVWEQVEASGYAFGSLGVTAPDGSVLFVAEDIQTGGKDLPATIGMQRPQLQQILIDAVRASGADVRLGITAEALEQDADGVSVRFSDGSEGRYDLVIGADGLNSATRAAIGITDKPEPTGMAIWRIAAPRPESVTRTDLAYGGPAYIAGYCPTSENTIYAYVVEACRDRTSIDPATYADEMRRLAQSYGGVWPEITEHITDPKKVNYTWFDRLLVEDSWHRGRVVLIGDAAHCCPPTLAQGAAMSLEDALVLAELLTSGREWDDELLQAYYDRRIPRVRAVVAGSMQIGQWQLDGVRDADMAGLVGRTMNLLKERP, from the coding sequence ATGGCTGACAGCCCCACCAGCCCCGCCCGTTCCATCCTGGTCATCGGCGGCGGCGCCGCAGGCAACGCCATCACCGTCCTGCTGCGCCGTGCCGGCATCGCCGTCGACCTGATCGAGGCCAGGCCCGACTGGAACGCCACCACCGGCTCCGGCATCACCCTCCAGGGCAACGCCCTGCGGGTCCTGCGCGAACTGGGCGTGTGGGAACAGGTGGAAGCCTCCGGATACGCCTTCGGCTCGCTGGGCGTGACCGCCCCCGACGGCTCCGTCCTGTTCGTCGCCGAGGACATCCAGACCGGCGGAAAGGACCTGCCCGCCACCATCGGCATGCAGCGCCCCCAACTGCAGCAGATCCTCATCGACGCGGTCCGCGCCTCCGGCGCCGACGTTCGCCTCGGCATCACCGCCGAAGCGCTGGAGCAGGACGCCGACGGTGTGTCGGTGCGCTTCAGCGACGGCAGCGAGGGCCGCTACGACCTGGTGATCGGCGCCGACGGACTCAACTCCGCCACCCGCGCCGCGATCGGCATCACGGACAAACCCGAGCCGACCGGCATGGCCATCTGGCGCATCGCCGCCCCGCGGCCCGAGAGCGTGACACGCACCGACCTCGCCTACGGCGGCCCCGCCTACATCGCCGGCTACTGCCCCACCAGCGAGAACACCATCTACGCGTACGTCGTCGAAGCGTGCCGCGACCGCACCTCCATCGACCCGGCCACCTACGCCGACGAGATGCGCCGCCTGGCGCAGAGCTACGGCGGGGTCTGGCCGGAGATCACCGAGCACATCACCGACCCGAAGAAGGTCAACTACACCTGGTTCGACCGCCTGCTGGTCGAGGACTCCTGGCACCGGGGCCGGGTCGTGCTGATCGGCGACGCCGCCCACTGCTGCCCGCCCACCTTGGCCCAGGGCGCGGCGATGTCACTGGAGGACGCCCTCGTCCTCGCCGAGCTGCTCACCAGCGGACGGGAGTGGGACGACGAGCTGCTCCAGGCCTACTACGACCGCCGCATTCCCCGGGTGCGCGCCGTCGTCGCGGGGTCCATGCAGATCGGCCAGTGGCAGCTGGACGGTGTGCGCGACGCCGACATGGCCGGGCTGGTCGGCCGCACCATGAACCTCCTCAAGGAGCGCCCGTGA